From Anaerococcus urinomassiliensis:
TGTAGTAATAAGGAGCTAGGTAGCCAGGTACTACTGCAACGTCAAAGTCATTTTGCTCTATTTCGCTATAATTATTAGTCTTATCGATATTAAAATCAAACGTATCATCTGCCATATTCTCTAGAATAACTTTGGATGCAAATGTTCCTGGTTTTATATTGATTTGACTTGTTTCTTCTTTTATTTCTTCTTTAATAGCTGGCTTTTCCACTTGGACTTGTGGATCTTCCTTTTTCCTGCATGATGACACAAGAAATATAAGGGCTAATGATAAAATTATTTTTTTAGATTTATTCAATAACTTCTCTCCTATCTTCTATTGCCCTTTCTAAGGTAAGTTGATCAAAATATTCTAAGTTTGAGCCAACTGGTATACCCTGGGCAATCTTTGATAGTCTTACACCTTTTTTGGCTAATAAACTTGATAAAAATAGGCTAGTTGTTTCTCCTTCTATAGTGGAAGAAATTGCAAGTATTATCTCCTTTACCCCATCTTCATCAATTCTTTTGATAAGTTTATCTATGTTTAACTCTTCAGGGCCAATTCCATCTGAAGGAGATATCAAACCACCTAGGACATGGTATTTGCCATGATAGGCGTGAGATTTTTCTATTGCTATGAGATCAGTTACATCTTCGATAACGCAAATAAAGTCATCTTCACGGGTGATGTCCTTACAAATATCACATATGTCATTTTCTGTAAGATTTCCACAGATATCGCAATGCTTTATCTTTTCTTTGACCTCTATAAGCGCCTTAGAAAAATCCTCTACACTATCCCTATCTCTACTAACTATGCTCATTGCTAGTCTTTCAGCAGATTTTTTGCCTATAGTAGGAAGTTTTTGAAATTGTTCTATTAGATTATCTAAACTTTCTGGATAGATTGCCATTACATAAGACCTGGTATGTTTAGTCCACCTGTTAATTTG
This genomic window contains:
- the recR gene encoding recombination mediator RecR, which translates into the protein MAIYPESLDNLIEQFQKLPTIGKKSAERLAMSIVSRDRDSVEDFSKALIEVKEKIKHCDICGNLTENDICDICKDITREDDFICVIEDVTDLIAIEKSHAYHGKYHVLGGLISPSDGIGPEELNIDKLIKRIDEDGVKEIILAISSTIEGETTSLFLSSLLAKKGVRLSKIAQGIPVGSNLEYFDQLTLERAIEDRREVIE